From Verrucomicrobia bacterium S94, the proteins below share one genomic window:
- a CDS encoding CRISPR-associated endonuclease Cas3'' has product MSYYAHSNDGPPSGWQPLEEHLKNVADRAAEFAKPFGGEEWARLAGLWHDLGKYHPDFQRKLKGENIRVVHSEAGGHLAMLKKWRGVDVILSWLIMGHHAGLADYSSAETGAKGLESKMRDPHRSDIVLNQVPESISNQIPPANPSMFENRVLPPDQAFLIRMLYSCLVDADFLDTEVFMDASRKAARPNDSPSMDALLVCFDAHMARFEGAEGAVNQCRAQVLAQCRTAAEQAGTFSLTVPTGGGKTLASLAFALRHAVEHQKRRIIYVIPYTSIIEQTAEVFRSIPGFEDVVLEHHSNLVFDDDQEIAEKRARLAMENWDAPIVVTTNVQFFESLHANRSSRCRKLHNIANSVVIFDEAQCLPPAFLRPCVFAIRELARHYGVTPVLCTATQPVLTETKSFDFEFTEGFDQVTEIIDKPNALSQQLARVQVEVLNELNPIDLATLADQLESECSSLLCIVNRKADARTLAELLPGENTIQLSTNLCAAHRFEVLAEIRQRLKCGEYLLVISTSLVEAGVDLDFPVVYRALAGLDSIAQAAGRCNREGKLKMGRTVVFMPGKQPDYVKPAASLALNYLKPDRLNRIFLPETFRSYFKQYFFMKGTQALDQKGIRELLPNETTAIRFQTAAERFHLIDSDWQLPVIMPFREAVGLVDRLLSHQWEAKAICRKLQRYTVNISKRVVDQLVDQDYARPVEGFEGMIFLHTKQLYDERFGFIPPDSIEAFDPETNII; this is encoded by the coding sequence ATGAGTTATTATGCGCACAGCAACGACGGACCGCCCTCCGGCTGGCAGCCGCTGGAGGAGCATCTGAAAAATGTTGCCGACCGGGCTGCTGAATTCGCCAAACCCTTCGGCGGCGAGGAGTGGGCGAGACTCGCCGGACTCTGGCATGATTTAGGGAAATACCATCCCGACTTCCAGCGTAAGCTGAAGGGGGAGAACATTCGTGTGGTGCATTCGGAAGCGGGTGGACATTTGGCAATGCTGAAAAAGTGGCGTGGAGTGGATGTCATTCTCTCTTGGCTGATTATGGGGCATCATGCGGGCTTGGCGGATTATTCTTCTGCGGAAACGGGTGCAAAAGGACTGGAGTCTAAAATGCGAGATCCACATCGCTCGGATATTGTGTTGAATCAAGTTCCCGAATCCATTTCCAACCAGATACCGCCGGCCAACCCTTCTATGTTTGAGAATCGAGTATTGCCCCCGGATCAGGCTTTTTTGATTCGTATGCTCTATTCCTGCCTCGTAGACGCCGATTTTCTCGATACGGAAGTGTTCATGGATGCATCGCGCAAGGCCGCGCGCCCAAATGATTCGCCGAGTATGGATGCGTTATTAGTCTGTTTTGACGCGCATATGGCACGATTCGAAGGAGCGGAAGGTGCGGTGAATCAATGCCGGGCGCAGGTGTTGGCACAGTGCCGTACGGCTGCTGAGCAAGCGGGGACATTTTCGTTAACGGTTCCGACGGGTGGCGGAAAGACGCTTGCGTCGCTGGCATTTGCGTTGCGGCACGCGGTGGAGCATCAAAAGCGTCGCATTATTTATGTGATTCCCTACACGAGTATCATTGAGCAAACCGCCGAAGTGTTTCGTTCAATTCCTGGTTTCGAGGATGTCGTACTGGAACATCATTCGAATCTGGTTTTTGATGACGATCAGGAAATCGCGGAAAAACGCGCACGACTCGCGATGGAAAACTGGGATGCGCCCATTGTGGTGACGACGAATGTCCAGTTTTTCGAGTCATTGCATGCGAACCGCAGCAGCCGGTGTCGCAAATTGCATAACATTGCAAACAGTGTGGTGATTTTTGATGAAGCACAATGTTTGCCTCCCGCATTTCTGCGACCCTGTGTGTTCGCGATTCGAGAATTAGCTCGGCATTACGGTGTCACGCCTGTGCTTTGCACCGCAACGCAGCCCGTCCTTACAGAAACTAAATCGTTCGATTTTGAATTTACTGAAGGTTTTGATCAGGTCACTGAAATTATCGACAAACCGAATGCGTTGAGTCAGCAACTTGCGCGCGTTCAGGTGGAAGTGCTCAATGAATTGAACCCGATTGATCTTGCTACACTGGCTGATCAGTTAGAGTCGGAATGCAGTTCGTTACTCTGCATTGTAAACCGCAAGGCTGATGCGCGGACACTTGCCGAGCTGCTTCCCGGGGAAAATACCATTCAGCTTTCGACCAACCTTTGCGCGGCCCACCGGTTCGAGGTGCTGGCGGAGATTCGCCAACGGTTGAAGTGCGGTGAGTACCTGTTGGTGATCAGCACGTCATTGGTCGAAGCGGGGGTTGATCTTGATTTCCCGGTGGTCTACCGTGCATTGGCCGGCCTCGACTCCATTGCTCAAGCCGCCGGACGATGCAATCGCGAAGGAAAGCTGAAAATGGGCCGCACGGTCGTTTTTATGCCCGGAAAACAGCCCGACTACGTAAAGCCCGCCGCATCGCTCGCGCTGAACTACTTGAAACCCGACCGCTTGAACCGCATCTTTTTGCCGGAAACATTCCGCTCCTATTTCAAGCAATACTTTTTTATGAAAGGGACGCAGGCGCTCGATCAAAAAGGCATCCGTGAGCTCTTACCGAATGAGACAACCGCGATCCGCTTCCAGACCGCGGCTGAACGGTTCCATCTCATTGATTCCGATTGGCAGCTTCCCGTCATTATGCCTTTCCGCGAAGCGGTGGGGTTGGTCGATCGGCTTTTGTCTCACCAATGGGAGGCCAAAGCCATCTGCCGAAAACTGCAACGCTATACCGTCAACATTTCCAAGCGCGTGGTGGATCAATTGGTGGATCAGGATTACGCGCGGCCCGTGGAAGGGTTTGAGGGAATGATTTTTCTGCACACCAAGCAACTCTACGACGAACGTTTCGGCTTTATTCCACCCGACTCGATTGAGGCGTTTGATCCTGAAACCAATATTATTTAG
- the cas8c gene encoding type I-C CRISPR-associated protein Cas8c/Csd1 — MILQALAQYYDRLLHDPNINIAPLGFEQKKIDFLILLTEEGAFSALWDLREGTGKKKQGRMTRVPKGVKRTVGVEANLLWDTAPYALGHLLRSDKKAKLAYRGKGAVKRLDLSKSKKELAKMKARLPKQYAAFVEKIEKNFEYCDDAGIRAVLAFLRIAEFDALFAHPLWQEVEASGGNLTFALEDGEMICQRPAVVRSIVEQAKPSTGGQVCAVRGEPDELAELHTAIKGVWGAQSSGANIVSFNLDAVSSFGKKQGHNAPIGKQAEFAYTTALNYLLASDRQRMQVGDASTVFWARDPSDFEQTFISCFEQPKKGEEAVKYDKIRSLLRSVKSGVPAEDETHPFYVLGLAPNAARISIRFWYEGNLKQIKERVARFFEEIEMVRSKRDPEFLSLLQLLSSTAMEGKIDNLPPNIAGDFARAVFMGGNYPRTLLSNAVRRCKAEQRVTYARVSIIKACLVRNAQFSNLTNQEVSVALDKTYDDMGYVLGRLFAVLERIQEKAQPGINKTIRDTYFGAATSSPQITFKRLDELSIHHLAKIRNGGQPIVWYERLKQEVYALIPASGIRNQLTLEEQARFAVGYYHQRQDFFKGKETEETGEEV; from the coding sequence ATGATTCTGCAGGCGTTGGCTCAATATTACGATCGGCTGCTGCATGATCCGAACATCAATATCGCTCCTCTGGGGTTTGAGCAGAAGAAGATTGATTTTTTAATTCTGCTTACAGAAGAGGGGGCCTTCAGTGCTCTTTGGGATTTGCGGGAAGGAACTGGAAAAAAGAAGCAGGGCCGAATGACGCGTGTTCCAAAGGGCGTCAAGCGGACTGTCGGAGTCGAGGCGAATCTGTTATGGGACACTGCACCCTATGCGTTGGGCCATTTGTTGCGCTCCGATAAGAAAGCGAAGTTGGCCTATCGCGGCAAGGGCGCTGTAAAGCGGCTTGACCTCTCCAAATCCAAAAAAGAGCTGGCGAAGATGAAAGCGCGCCTGCCCAAACAATACGCGGCTTTTGTTGAGAAAATTGAAAAAAACTTTGAATACTGTGACGACGCCGGCATTCGGGCGGTATTGGCTTTTTTGCGAATCGCGGAATTTGATGCATTATTCGCACATCCGCTGTGGCAGGAAGTGGAAGCGAGTGGGGGAAATCTGACCTTCGCGCTTGAAGATGGTGAGATGATTTGTCAACGCCCGGCGGTGGTTCGGTCGATTGTTGAGCAGGCGAAACCGTCTACAGGCGGGCAGGTGTGTGCCGTGCGGGGCGAACCCGATGAACTGGCGGAGTTGCATACGGCCATCAAAGGGGTGTGGGGCGCACAATCATCCGGAGCCAACATTGTTTCGTTCAATTTGGATGCCGTGAGTTCGTTCGGGAAAAAGCAGGGGCATAATGCACCGATAGGGAAGCAGGCGGAATTTGCCTATACCACTGCGCTTAATTATCTGTTGGCGAGCGACCGGCAGCGGATGCAGGTGGGCGACGCAAGTACCGTTTTCTGGGCAAGAGATCCCTCGGATTTCGAACAGACCTTTATTTCCTGTTTTGAACAGCCCAAAAAAGGCGAAGAAGCAGTGAAGTACGATAAAATCCGTTCCCTGCTTCGTTCAGTCAAAAGCGGTGTTCCGGCGGAGGATGAGACGCATCCCTTTTATGTATTGGGTCTCGCTCCCAATGCAGCTCGTATTTCGATTCGGTTTTGGTATGAAGGTAATTTGAAGCAGATCAAAGAGCGCGTGGCTCGTTTCTTCGAAGAAATTGAAATGGTTCGATCTAAACGGGATCCCGAGTTTCTTTCACTCTTACAACTGCTCAGCTCCACCGCTATGGAAGGGAAGATCGATAATCTGCCGCCGAATATTGCAGGTGATTTTGCGCGTGCAGTTTTCATGGGTGGAAATTATCCGCGTACGCTGCTTTCGAACGCGGTTCGACGCTGCAAGGCGGAGCAGCGCGTTACATACGCACGGGTTTCAATCATTAAGGCGTGTTTAGTACGAAACGCGCAGTTTTCAAATTTAACTAACCAGGAGGTCTCAGTGGCATTGGATAAAACATATGACGACATGGGCTATGTGTTGGGGCGCTTATTTGCTGTGCTCGAACGTATTCAGGAGAAAGCGCAACCGGGGATTAATAAAACGATTCGGGATACCTATTTCGGCGCCGCGACCAGTTCTCCGCAGATCACATTTAAACGATTGGATGAACTGTCGATTCATCATCTCGCGAAGATTCGTAACGGCGGGCAGCCCATTGTGTGGTACGAGCGTTTGAAGCAGGAAGTTTACGCCCTGATTCCCGCATCAGGAATCCGTAACCAGTTGACCCTGGAGGAGCAGGCCCGTTTTGCGGTGGGCTACTATCACCAGCGGCAGGATTTTTTTAAAGGTAAAGAAACAGAAGAGACAGGAGAAGAAGTATGA
- a CDS encoding metal ABC transporter permease, translating to MGEFFQALFQHSFLQHAFLAGLLVSISSGIVGTYVVTRRITYLAGGIAHCVLGGMGCARYLQTVHNWQFMTPLFGALLAALLAAFIIGWVNMKAKERIDTVISAFWGMGMAIGILFIAKTPGYSEDLMSYLFGNILLVTSGDLLAIAGLDLFIAAIALLFHKQFIAVCFDEEFARLRGINTQLFYFLMLALTALTVVLMVSIVGIVMVIVMLTLPAAIAGRFCRRMGSMMALAAGICALLTFSGLGLSYGPDLPAGATIIVLTGIAYLLALCFKKR from the coding sequence ATGGGTGAATTTTTCCAGGCCCTGTTCCAGCACAGTTTTCTGCAACATGCCTTTCTCGCCGGACTGCTGGTCAGCATTTCCAGCGGAATTGTAGGCACATACGTTGTGACACGCCGCATCACCTATCTGGCCGGCGGAATTGCGCACTGCGTTCTCGGCGGCATGGGCTGCGCCCGTTATCTGCAGACAGTACACAACTGGCAGTTTATGACCCCTCTGTTTGGAGCCCTGCTCGCCGCCCTGCTCGCTGCATTTATTATCGGCTGGGTGAATATGAAGGCCAAAGAACGCATCGATACAGTCATCAGTGCATTCTGGGGTATGGGCATGGCCATCGGCATTCTTTTCATTGCCAAAACACCGGGCTACAGCGAGGATCTGATGTCCTATCTCTTCGGTAATATCCTGCTCGTTACCTCCGGCGACCTGCTGGCGATTGCCGGACTTGATCTGTTTATTGCTGCTATTGCTCTGCTCTTCCACAAACAGTTTATCGCGGTCTGTTTCGATGAGGAATTTGCAAGGCTGCGCGGCATCAACACCCAGCTTTTCTACTTCCTGATGCTTGCCCTCACCGCCCTGACCGTGGTCCTGATGGTTTCGATCGTCGGCATTGTGATGGTGATCGTGATGCTGACACTGCCGGCCGCAATTGCCGGACGATTCTGCCGGCGCATGGGATCAATGATGGCTCTGGCCGCCGGAATCTGTGCATTACTGACGTTCAGCGGTTTGGGGCTGAGCTATGGTCCCGACCTTCCAGCCGGTGCCACCATTATCGTCCTTACCGGTATCGCTTACCTGCTTGCACTCTGTTTCAAAAAGCGCTGA
- the cas5c gene encoding type I-C CRISPR-associated protein Cas5, producing MKKSKPFRLRVSGENACFTRPEMKVERVSYDVITPSAARGIFEAILWKPAIQWNIRQIDVLKPVKWESVRRNEVGKKMGKPSAAHMTGGRHKPLELSVEKERQQRAGLFLKHVEYVLHADFEMTAKAGADDTVTKFEQMFLRRALQGQCFQQPYFGCREFPVDFELIGLKDELPEPIQETRDLGWMLYDLDYRGKEPMPQFFHAQLVNGSLDLRDVEVRS from the coding sequence ATGAAGAAAAGTAAACCCTTCCGGTTGCGAGTGAGCGGCGAAAACGCCTGCTTCACCCGCCCGGAAATGAAAGTGGAACGCGTGTCGTATGATGTGATTACGCCATCGGCGGCGCGCGGTATTTTCGAAGCGATTCTGTGGAAGCCCGCGATCCAGTGGAATATTCGGCAGATCGATGTGCTTAAACCGGTGAAGTGGGAATCGGTGCGGCGCAATGAAGTGGGAAAAAAGATGGGTAAGCCCTCAGCGGCTCATATGACGGGCGGACGGCATAAGCCGTTGGAACTCAGTGTTGAAAAGGAGCGCCAGCAACGCGCAGGCCTTTTTCTGAAACATGTTGAATATGTGCTTCATGCTGACTTTGAAATGACTGCAAAGGCAGGCGCTGACGATACGGTGACTAAATTCGAGCAGATGTTTTTGCGGCGGGCGTTGCAGGGCCAATGTTTTCAACAGCCCTATTTCGGATGTCGCGAATTTCCGGTCGACTTCGAATTGATTGGGTTGAAGGATGAACTGCCTGAGCCAATTCAGGAAACACGCGATTTGGGGTGGATGCTCTATGATTTGGATTATCGCGGAAAAGAGCCGATGCCTCAGTTCTTTCATGCACAACTTGTGAACGGATCTCTGGATCTGCGGGATGTGGAGGTGCGGTCATGA
- a CDS encoding four helix bundle protein: protein MKYENFEDVPVWRDGIKLTVKVFEVTRDSSFRGQGDIANQIQRAALSVPNNIAEGFERGTTSELLQFLYYAKGSAGEVRSICHVIERIKVFGHLKSQISDLKSLARNISRQLGGWAFSLQESDIKGTRHMTEKSKRIYQQKDKAQAFMADLKKQHEERLEQMKRERGGG, encoded by the coding sequence ATGAAATATGAGAATTTCGAGGATGTTCCGGTTTGGCGGGATGGAATCAAGTTGACGGTTAAGGTGTTTGAGGTGACGCGCGATTCATCCTTTCGCGGACAGGGGGATATTGCCAATCAGATTCAACGTGCGGCACTGTCGGTTCCGAATAATATTGCCGAAGGCTTCGAACGGGGCACGACGTCGGAGCTGTTGCAGTTTCTCTATTATGCCAAGGGATCTGCCGGGGAGGTGCGTTCGATCTGTCATGTCATCGAAAGAATTAAGGTCTTCGGCCATTTGAAATCTCAGATTTCAGATTTAAAATCGCTGGCGAGAAATATTTCTCGCCAGCTCGGCGGCTGGGCCTTTTCGCTGCAGGAGTCGGATATTAAGGGCACGCGGCATATGACGGAAAAGTCGAAGAGGATCTATCAGCAGAAAGACAAGGCGCAGGCATTTATGGCTGATTTAAAAAAACAGCACGAAGAGCGGTTGGAGCAAATGAAGCGGGAGCGGGGAGGGGGGTAA
- a CDS encoding prepilin-type N-terminal cleavage/methylation domain-containing protein: MRISPSQSKNAFTLAELLVVIMIIGILSVITLPMLSGITGQSRLEAAANALHSAAKLARQHAVTHKEPTYLIFHDDITDPEQAYQSYAVFAIDISTPPVTRNDGYFVKDWERLPDGILIDPDANSSENIFEIGNDPWDGALNKNNELKIGDTIYITLGFKPTGEIASASHHIHLAPGTVINGRPEVFNPCSGKQIHFTTFGKSMILDTRYGETDDDFQLLGDTAE, from the coding sequence ATGCGGATTTCCCCTTCCCAATCAAAAAACGCCTTCACTCTGGCCGAACTGCTGGTCGTTATTATGATCATCGGCATCCTCTCTGTCATCACACTGCCGATGCTCTCCGGCATCACCGGCCAGAGCAGATTGGAAGCCGCCGCCAATGCCCTGCACTCCGCCGCTAAACTAGCACGCCAGCACGCCGTAACACATAAAGAACCCACCTATCTCATTTTTCACGACGACATCACCGATCCGGAGCAGGCCTACCAAAGCTACGCCGTTTTCGCCATCGATATCTCCACCCCCCCGGTTACACGGAATGACGGCTATTTTGTCAAAGACTGGGAACGGCTTCCCGATGGCATTCTTATCGACCCCGATGCCAATTCCTCAGAAAATATTTTTGAAATCGGGAACGATCCCTGGGACGGTGCGCTCAACAAAAACAACGAACTCAAAATCGGCGACACCATCTACATCACTCTCGGCTTCAAACCCACCGGCGAAATCGCCTCTGCCAGTCACCACATTCATCTTGCCCCCGGTACGGTCATTAACGGCCGACCGGAAGTGTTCAACCCCTGTTCCGGCAAACAGATTCATTTTACAACCTTTGGGAAAAGCATGATTCTGGACACCCGCTACGGAGAAACCGACGACGACTTCCAACTCCTGGGAGATACCGCAGAATGA
- a CDS encoding YggU family protein, protein MPWFEDRGDHLVLNVRVVPRASRDEIAGRMGDALKVRIQAPPVDGKANAYLIKFLSKHWKIPKNSIEILSGETGRNKRLRLSNPTEKIRKELLSFGDE, encoded by the coding sequence ATGCCGTGGTTTGAAGACAGAGGGGATCATCTGGTACTGAATGTCCGCGTGGTTCCCCGGGCGTCAAGAGATGAAATTGCGGGGCGTATGGGCGATGCGTTGAAGGTGCGTATTCAGGCGCCGCCGGTGGATGGAAAAGCCAACGCCTATCTGATCAAATTTCTTTCCAAACATTGGAAAATCCCGAAGAATTCCATTGAAATCCTTTCGGGCGAAACGGGGCGGAATAAACGGCTGCGGCTCTCGAATCCGACCGAGAAAATCCGTAAAGAATTGTTGTCTTTCGGGGATGAGTGA
- a CDS encoding cation ABC transporter substrate-binding protein, whose product MKGTTLILSLLFLVGCSPDRPPETGKTTVFVSIRPQAGILKALAGENVEIKTLVGEGQSPHSYEPTARQLAALGEADILFTIGVPFEQALLKKIRPLYPNLNISATDSGIEKRSMGHEHHHEGECTHDHGQKDPHVWLSTRNVAIIASAMYETLEPMGLADPEKYDALIQTLDTLNTETEKKLAPYKGRYFYVFHPAFGYFAEQYGLEQKAIELDGKAPSPRQLTDLIENAKIDGVKVIFVQKQFPVESARAVTDAIGGHVVQLDPLDEDVVANLHQIADAIEASYK is encoded by the coding sequence ATGAAAGGTACTACTTTAATTTTATCCCTCCTTTTTCTGGTCGGCTGCAGCCCGGACCGGCCGCCGGAAACCGGAAAAACAACCGTATTTGTAAGTATCCGGCCACAGGCCGGTATTCTGAAAGCTTTGGCTGGCGAAAATGTCGAAATTAAAACATTGGTCGGTGAAGGGCAGTCGCCCCATTCCTATGAACCGACTGCACGGCAGCTGGCGGCATTGGGAGAAGCCGATATCCTGTTTACGATCGGTGTCCCGTTTGAGCAGGCCCTGCTGAAAAAAATCCGACCGCTTTATCCAAATCTGAACATTTCGGCTACTGATTCCGGCATCGAAAAACGCAGTATGGGCCATGAACACCACCACGAGGGCGAATGTACCCATGACCATGGCCAGAAAGATCCTCATGTCTGGCTGAGTACACGCAATGTCGCAATCATCGCTTCGGCAATGTATGAAACCCTTGAACCGATGGGACTGGCTGATCCGGAAAAATATGATGCGCTGATCCAAACCCTGGATACGCTGAACACGGAAACCGAAAAGAAACTCGCGCCCTATAAGGGGCGGTACTTTTACGTTTTCCATCCGGCCTTCGGATATTTTGCAGAACAGTACGGCCTCGAACAGAAGGCTATTGAACTCGACGGAAAAGCCCCATCGCCCCGACAGCTGACTGATCTGATTGAAAACGCTAAAATCGACGGCGTGAAAGTGATTTTTGTACAGAAACAGTTTCCCGTCGAAAGTGCTCGGGCCGTCACCGATGCCATCGGCGGCCACGTGGTTCAGCTGGATCCACTGGATGAAGATGTAGTTGCCAACCTGCATCAAATAGCGGATGCTATTGAAGCATCGTATAAATAG
- the cas7c gene encoding type I-C CRISPR-associated protein Cas7/Csd2: MSELIKNRYEFVLLFDVKDGNPNGDPDAGNLPRVDPETGNGLVTDVCLKRKVRNYIQLTQGDKPEMKIFIKEKGILNTMIDAAHEDDFVANKEKAGDKTEAARLFMCRNYFDVRTFGAVMSTGKNAGQVRGPVQLGFARSKDRIFTGEHTITRMAVATEAEAEKQKGDNRTMGRKFTIPYGLYEVHGFISAPLAKQTGFSEEDLELFWNALINMFDHDRSAARGEMAPQKLIVFKHASELGNAPAQKLFNLVKVEKNCGERPPRSFADYDVKIGEAPEGVDLIEML, from the coding sequence ATGAGTGAATTGATTAAAAATAGGTATGAATTTGTACTGCTGTTTGACGTGAAAGACGGAAATCCTAATGGCGATCCGGACGCGGGCAATCTGCCGCGCGTCGATCCGGAAACAGGCAATGGCCTGGTTACGGATGTTTGCCTGAAAAGAAAAGTACGCAACTATATTCAGCTGACGCAGGGCGATAAGCCGGAGATGAAAATCTTCATTAAGGAAAAGGGCATTCTCAATACGATGATCGATGCTGCGCATGAAGATGATTTCGTGGCAAATAAGGAAAAGGCGGGCGATAAAACCGAGGCGGCCCGTCTGTTCATGTGCAGAAACTATTTTGATGTCCGGACCTTTGGTGCCGTCATGAGCACCGGGAAGAATGCCGGACAGGTGCGCGGCCCGGTTCAACTGGGATTTGCCCGCAGTAAGGATCGTATTTTTACCGGAGAGCACACCATCACACGCATGGCGGTTGCGACGGAGGCTGAGGCCGAAAAACAGAAGGGCGACAACCGAACCATGGGCCGCAAGTTTACCATTCCTTACGGCCTCTACGAAGTGCATGGCTTTATCTCTGCGCCGTTGGCGAAGCAGACCGGATTTTCCGAGGAGGACCTTGAACTGTTCTGGAATGCGCTGATTAATATGTTCGATCACGACCGCTCCGCCGCGCGGGGCGAGATGGCTCCCCAGAAGCTGATCGTTTTCAAGCACGCTTCCGAACTCGGCAATGCACCTGCGCAGAAGCTGTTTAATCTGGTGAAGGTGGAAAAGAACTGTGGCGAAAGACCGCCGCGTTCGTTTGCAGACTATGATGTGAAAATCGGTGAGGCACCCGAAGGCGTGGATCTGATTGAAATGCTGTGA
- the cas4 gene encoding CRISPR-associated protein Cas4, with amino-acid sequence MFSDSDLLPLSALQHFIYCPRQCALIHLEQQWKENRFTAEGRAQHDRVDRPEHETRDGIRYEYATLLRSLKLGLIGKADVIEFHADKVYPVEHKRGRPKPTHCDWVQLCAQALCLEEMLDVEIPEGAIFYGQPRRRQPVEFTPELRSETVQTAKALHALMVSGKTPPAVYEKKKCDACSLYEICMPQAHRPVASYLANALSQS; translated from the coding sequence ATGTTTTCCGATTCCGATCTCCTCCCGCTCTCGGCGCTGCAGCATTTCATCTACTGTCCGCGCCAGTGTGCATTGATCCATCTGGAGCAGCAGTGGAAGGAAAACCGTTTTACGGCCGAGGGTCGTGCGCAGCATGATCGGGTGGATCGGCCGGAGCATGAAACTCGCGACGGTATCCGCTACGAATATGCTACGTTGTTGCGTTCTCTGAAGCTGGGTCTCATTGGTAAGGCTGATGTGATTGAATTTCATGCCGACAAAGTCTATCCCGTTGAGCACAAACGCGGTCGCCCGAAACCGACGCATTGCGACTGGGTTCAGCTTTGTGCGCAGGCTCTCTGTCTGGAGGAAATGCTGGATGTGGAGATTCCGGAAGGCGCGATTTTCTACGGTCAGCCGCGTCGCAGACAGCCGGTGGAATTTACGCCGGAGCTGAGGAGCGAAACCGTGCAGACGGCAAAGGCGCTGCATGCGTTGATGGTGTCCGGGAAAACACCGCCTGCCGTATATGAAAAAAAGAAATGCGATGCCTGTTCGCTGTACGAAATCTGCATGCCGCAAGCGCATCGGCCTGTAGCAAGCTACTTGGCCAATGCACTATCTCAAAGCTGA
- a CDS encoding ABC transporter ATP-binding protein — protein MSLPIQIEQVNFSYGPVTVLENVNVTIGEKEFISVVGPNGGGKTTLLKIILGLLEPQAGSVSVFGRTPALGRKWIGYLPQYANLDSKFPVTALDVVLMGRLGKTRNFGFYSKADREAARTMLSRVGLDKLENRPLAALSGGQQQRVLIARALVSEPKLLLLDEPTSSLDDYVEQELYDLLQELNKELTIIVVSHDVAYVSRYVEKVVCVNREVHIHPVSEINENIIHDMYGEHVHAVRHDQEHDHG, from the coding sequence ATGAGTCTTCCCATCCAGATTGAACAGGTAAACTTTTCCTACGGCCCGGTGACCGTACTGGAAAACGTAAACGTGACCATTGGAGAAAAGGAATTCATCTCGGTAGTAGGCCCCAACGGCGGCGGTAAAACCACTTTGCTGAAAATTATACTCGGCCTGCTGGAACCGCAGGCCGGATCCGTTTCCGTGTTTGGCCGCACACCAGCTCTTGGAAGAAAATGGATCGGCTATCTGCCGCAGTATGCCAACCTCGACTCCAAGTTTCCGGTGACCGCACTTGATGTCGTGCTGATGGGCCGACTGGGAAAAACCCGGAATTTCGGCTTCTATTCAAAAGCCGATCGCGAAGCTGCGCGAACCATGCTGTCACGCGTCGGCCTGGATAAACTGGAGAACCGGCCGCTTGCCGCACTCTCAGGAGGACAGCAGCAGCGCGTTCTGATTGCGCGGGCACTGGTATCCGAACCGAAACTGCTGCTGCTTGATGAACCGACATCGAGTCTGGATGACTATGTGGAACAGGAGCTTTACGATCTGCTGCAGGAGCTCAATAAAGAGCTGACCATCATTGTGGTTTCACATGATGTCGCCTATGTTTCGCGCTATGTCGAAAAAGTGGTTTGCGTGAACCGGGAGGTGCATATCCATCCGGTTTCTGAAATCAACGAAAACATTATTCATGATATGTACGGCGAGCATGTCCACGCCGTCCGCCACGATCAGGAGCACGACCATGGGTGA